The Deltaproteobacteria bacterium DNA segment CGGTCTCGACGCGCAAGCACGCGCTGAACAACCCGGCCGCCTTCTTCCACGGCGTCCCGCTCACGATCGAGGACCACCAGGCCTCGCGCTGGATCGCCGAGCCGCTCCGGCTCTTCGACTGCTGCCAGGAGAGCGACGGGGGCTGCGCGCAGATCGTGACGACGGTGGAGCGCGCGCGGGACCTGAAGGCGAAGGGTGCGGTGATCCGCGGCATCGGCCAGGCCGCCGCCCGCGACCAGGAGAACATGACGAGCTTCTACCGGCCCGACATCACCTTCCTGCCGGAGATGGACCTCGTCGCGAAGCAGGCCTACGCGATGGCAGGGCTCGGGCCCTCCGACGTCGACGCGGCCATCCTCTACGACGCCTTCACCCCGATCGTGCTCTGGCAGCTCGAGTCCTTCGGCTTCTGCAAGCGGGGCGAGGCCAAGGACTTCGTGAAGGACGGCGCGCTCGAGGTGGGCGGGCGGCTGCCCTGCAATACCCACGGCGGCCAGCTCAGCGAGGCCTACATCCACGGCATGAACGGGGTGAACGAGGGCGTGCGTCTGATCCGCGGGACCTCGCTCAACCAGCCCGCGAAGAACGACCACGTGCTGGTGACCGCCGGTGTCGGCGTCCCCACCAGCGGCATGATCCTGGGCCAGCTCTGAACGCGAAGGAGTCCTCCATGCGAGAAGCCGTCATCGTCGAAGCGCTCCGCACCCCGATCGCCCGCGGCAAGATGGGCAAGGGCGACCTGTCGGGCCTGCACTCGACGCAGCTGCTCGCGAAGGTGCAGTTCGCGCTGTGCGAGAAGGCCGGCATCGACCCCGGCGACGTCGAGCAGGTGATCGGCGGCTGCGTGACCCAGGCCGGCGAGCAGTCGAACAACATCGCGCGCAACGCCTGGCTGTCGGCCGGGAAGTCCTTCACGGCCGGCGCCACGACGGTCGACACCCAGTGCGGCTCGAGCCAGCAGGCCAACCACCTGGTGCGCGCGCTGGTCACCGCGGGCTCGATCGACATCGGCGTCGCGTGCGGGATCGAGATGATGAGCCACGTCGGGCTCGGGGCGAACGTGATCCACGGCCCCGGCTTCTTCCAGACCCCCAACTGGCCCTGGGACCAGGCGCCTTCGCAGTTCGAGGCGGCCGAGCGGATCGCGAAGAACCGCGGCATCACGCGCGAGGACGTGGACCGCTTCGCGCTCGCCTCGCAGGAGAAGGCCGCCCAGGCGGTCGCCGAAGGCCGCTTCGACCGCGAGATCCTGCCGGTCGAGGCGCCGGTGCTCGACGACGCCGGCGCGCCGAGCGGGAAGACCCGCGTCGTCACCCGCGACCAGGGGCTGCGCCCGACCACCCTCGAGGGCCTGGCGGCGCTCGCACCCGTCCTGCCGACGGGGATGCACACGGCGGGCAACTCGTCGCAGATCAGCGACGGTGCCTCCGGCGTGCTGTGGATGAGCGCCGAGAAGGCCCGGGCCCTCGGCCTGCGTCCGCGCGCGCGCATCGTGCAGGACGTGGTGGTCGGCACCGACCCCTACTACCTGCTCGACGGCCCGATCGACGCGACCGAGGCGCTGTTCCGCAAGACGGGCATGAAGATGAGCGACATCGACCTCTTCGAGGTCAACGAGGCCTTCGCGGCCGTCGTCCTCTCCTGGGCCCAGGTGACGGGCGTCGACATGGCCAAGGTGAACGTGAACGGCGGCGCGATCGCGCTCGGCCACCCGGTCGGCGCCACCGGCTCGCGCCTGCTCGTGACCGCCCTCCACGAGCTCGAGCGCCGCAACGCCAGCACCGCGCTCGTCACCATGTGCTGCGGCGCCGCCGTCGGCACCGGCACCATCATCGAGAGGCTTTGAGGGCGGGGACAGACCCGGCGATCCGGCGATTCGCTCGCTGGCCCTTTCGAGCGAGGCCCCCGCTCGAATCGCCGGATCGCCGGGTCTGTCCCCGCCTCTGAAGGAGGCAGGATGCTCGAGGGGAAGGTTGCGATCGTGACCGGGGGAGCCGCGGGGCTCGGGCGTTGTCATGCGCTCGAGCTGGCGCGGCTCGGGGCGCGGGTGGTGGTGAACGACATCGGCGCCAAGGCCGACGGCAGCGGGCGCGACGAGAGCGCGGCGCGCGCGGTCTGCGAGGAGATCCGCGCGGCGGGCGGCGAGGCGGTGCCGCACTTCGGCGACGTCGCGGACTGGAACGCCTCGAAGGCGATGTTCGACACGGCGCTCCAGACCTTCGGCGACGCCAACATCGTGGTCTGCAACGCCGGCTTCCTGCGCGACGCGACGCTCTTCAACATGAGCGAGGCGGACTTCGACGCGGTGATCCGCGTGCACCTGAAGGGCCACTTCTGCACCATGCGCCACGCCACCGCGCTCTGGCGCGAGCGCGCCAAGGCCGGCGCCGGCGTCTACGGGCGCCTGATCACGACCTCGTCGGAGTCCGCGCTCTTCGCGCCGCCCGGCCAGCCCAACTACTCGGCCGCGAAGGCCGGCATCGTCGCCCTGACGATGGGGGCGGCGCAGCTGATGCTGAAGTACGGCATCACCGCCAACGTGATCATGCCGCGCGCCCGCACGCGCATGAACGACGCCGGCCCGCTGGCCGCGATGTTCCAGAAGCCCGAGGAGGGCTTCGACACCTTCGCGCCCGAGAACGTCTCGCCGCTGGTCGGCTGGCTCGCGTCACCACTCGCGGCGCGCGTCTCCGGGCAGGTCTTCGTGATCTGGGCCAAGGACGTGACGGTGGCGTCGCACCCCCGGCTCGACACGAAGTTCCACAGCCCCGAGCGCTGGACGGTCGCGAGCCTCGCGGAGCAGCTCGGCCCGCACTTCGAGAAGCTCGAGCCGGTGAAGGACGGCTTCACGGTTCCGGCGATCTGAGGCCCCGCGCTATCCCTGGTACGCGAGGTAGAGGACGAGCCCCACGAGCGTCGCGGTGACGATCACGAGCACCACGCGCCGCAGCGCCGAACGCGTCTCCGCCTCGATCTCCGGCTGGCGGCTCGCGAGCAGCTCCGCGGCCGGATCCCGGTCGCGCCGCTCGGGGTCGTCGGGCTGC contains these protein-coding regions:
- a CDS encoding lipid-transfer protein, which gives rise to MTSPLQDRAAIVGIGQTEYSKNSGRSELQLACEAVRAALDDAGLSPADVDGMTTFTMDSSDEIELARAVGIGDLTFFSRIPYGGGAAIGVLQQAVLAVATGVARTVVVYRAFNERSGRRYSTGISEGIVTADLIHWSWYLPFGLLTPASWVAMYTQRYMHDYGCTGRDLAQVAVSTRKHALNNPAAFFHGVPLTIEDHQASRWIAEPLRLFDCCQESDGGCAQIVTTVERARDLKAKGAVIRGIGQAAARDQENMTSFYRPDITFLPEMDLVAKQAYAMAGLGPSDVDAAILYDAFTPIVLWQLESFGFCKRGEAKDFVKDGALEVGGRLPCNTHGGQLSEAYIHGMNGVNEGVRLIRGTSLNQPAKNDHVLVTAGVGVPTSGMILGQL
- a CDS encoding steroid 3-ketoacyl-CoA thiolase — translated: MREAVIVEALRTPIARGKMGKGDLSGLHSTQLLAKVQFALCEKAGIDPGDVEQVIGGCVTQAGEQSNNIARNAWLSAGKSFTAGATTVDTQCGSSQQANHLVRALVTAGSIDIGVACGIEMMSHVGLGANVIHGPGFFQTPNWPWDQAPSQFEAAERIAKNRGITREDVDRFALASQEKAAQAVAEGRFDREILPVEAPVLDDAGAPSGKTRVVTRDQGLRPTTLEGLAALAPVLPTGMHTAGNSSQISDGASGVLWMSAEKARALGLRPRARIVQDVVVGTDPYYLLDGPIDATEALFRKTGMKMSDIDLFEVNEAFAAVVLSWAQVTGVDMAKVNVNGGAIALGHPVGATGSRLLVTALHELERRNASTALVTMCCGAAVGTGTIIERL
- a CDS encoding SDR family NAD(P)-dependent oxidoreductase; protein product: MLEGKVAIVTGGAAGLGRCHALELARLGARVVVNDIGAKADGSGRDESAARAVCEEIRAAGGEAVPHFGDVADWNASKAMFDTALQTFGDANIVVCNAGFLRDATLFNMSEADFDAVIRVHLKGHFCTMRHATALWRERAKAGAGVYGRLITTSSESALFAPPGQPNYSAAKAGIVALTMGAAQLMLKYGITANVIMPRARTRMNDAGPLAAMFQKPEEGFDTFAPENVSPLVGWLASPLAARVSGQVFVIWAKDVTVASHPRLDTKFHSPERWTVASLAEQLGPHFEKLEPVKDGFTVPAI